The Comamonas sp. 26 DNA window GCGCCAGGCGCGGGTAAAGGACAGCAGCACATCCAGCTCGGCCGCCTTGATTTGTTCGGCGTAGAGGCGGTAGGCCTTGGTCAGTTGCTCGGCGGTATCCAGCTCCACGCCCTTGGACAGGTATTCGTAGATATTGAGAAACAGCGAGCTGTGCACGTTTTCTTGCCAAGTCAGAAACCAGTCCGTGGAGAACGGCAGCTGGCCCTTGGAGGGGGATTTGCCCGAGATTTCCTTGTACAGCCGGATCAGGCGTTCGTAAGACAGAGTAGTCTCGGACTCCAGCACCTGCATGCGGGCGCCCATCTCGATGAGCATGGCGGCGCGCTCGATTTGCTTGGATTCGTTGAGAACGCTTTTCACGGCAGTCTTGGTAGCAGGCATGTGTCTTTCCTTAAAACCAGGTAGGTATTAACGAGTGCTTAAAGCACTTCGGAGACACGGCTGGCCATCAGGATATTGGCGTGCAGCGTGTTGGTGGCGGCATTGCCAATCTTGTTGCTGCTGTGGTTGGTCAGCAGGCTCCAGACCATTTCATCGTCGGCGCGGAAGCTGGCCAGCAGCGTGTTGCGCGATGCCAGCTTGAGCACCTGTGCCGAGGAGAGCGAGCCCAGCAAGTCGCAGGCTTCTTCATTCAGACCCAGGCGGAACACGGCTTCAGCCTTGTCCTGGCGGATCAGGGTCTGGGCCAGCATCAGATAAGTGAGGTTGGCTTCGCGGATCTCGGCAAGCAGTTGTTCGTTGTTCATGGGTCTGGTCCTTTCAATACCGACAGACCGCAACGGCTTGCAAAACAAGGCGTTAAAAGTGTTTCGATCTGTTGGAGTGAATTGTGTTGCAGACCGCGACTGAACTGAAGTCGGGGCAGGGATGTCTGGCCTGACCGGTTGCGCCAGCCACTATGTAAGATTTCCCTTACTTGACTGCCATCCTTGTGGATGACTCAATGAGCCTGCGTTGGGACTGCATTGATGCAGGGAAGTCTCCTGCGGTTGTTCGCTATTGTGAATGAGGTGCAAAAAAGCCAAGCTAGGAAATAGGCAGTTTTTTCGTTGTATCTAAGTGCCTTTGAAATAGAGAATCCGCCGCCGGCTGTGATAGTTGCGTGAATCTACGTTGACTGGCTTAGTCAACTTCTTCAGGGGTGCATATGAGCCAGAGATTCGTGAGTTCTCAAGGCGTGAGGTGCTCCAGCCTGCTTGATGCTCTGCTGACCACGGATTCACGTCAGCGTGTGTCATTGATTACGACGGGGTTTGCC harbors:
- the flhC gene encoding flagellar transcriptional regulator FlhC; protein product: MPATKTAVKSVLNESKQIERAAMLIEMGARMQVLESETTLSYERLIRLYKEISGKSPSKGQLPFSTDWFLTWQENVHSSLFLNIYEYLSKGVELDTAEQLTKAYRLYAEQIKAAELDVLLSFTRAWRLVKFVDAQMLSRTQCSVCKGQFVTEPYENARHYQCGLCNPPARAGKSKAAGSLMLH
- the flhD gene encoding flagellar transcriptional regulator FlhD — protein: MNNEQLLAEIREANLTYLMLAQTLIRQDKAEAVFRLGLNEEACDLLGSLSSAQVLKLASRNTLLASFRADDEMVWSLLTNHSSNKIGNAATNTLHANILMASRVSEVL